The Notoacmeibacter ruber DNA segment GTGGACGCTTCAGCGCCCTCCGCTTTTGGTGGCTCCGGCGCCGTTTCCTGCGCCTCCACCGCCCCGGCCAGTATCACGAACGTGATAAAGGCTACGCAAAACCGTGCAAATCCACCAAAGGATGAACGCAAACCAACTGGACAACGCCGAAGAGCTCGTGCCAATAAAGTGCTCTGCAGGAGGGCAGGCAATCCGTAATAGTGACAGTAAAGGGAAGGGCGCGACCGCATGACGTTCCTCATCGGCCTGTCGTCGATCATTGATGCCGTAACGCGGTTCATGGGGAAGGCCGTCTCCTGGCTCGTACTCGTCGCTGTTCTCGTTTCGGCCTACAATGCGACCATCCGTTACCTGGGAGGTTCGGTTCCGGACTGGATCCCGATCCCCCGCGCGTCAAACGCGCTTCTGGAACTCCAGTGGTACCTTTACGGAGCGGTCTTTCTCATAGCGGCATCATGGACATTGCAGGATAACGAACATATCCGCATCGATCTGCTTTCCAACCGTTTTTCGAAGCGCACGCGCGATATTGTCGATCTCGTCGGGCATCTCGTCGTCCTTCTGCCCTTTACCGGCCTCATGGTCTGGCTCGCATGGCCCTGGTTCTGGCGCTCATACAATAGCGGCGAAATCTCCGGCA contains these protein-coding regions:
- a CDS encoding TRAP transporter small permease subunit codes for the protein MTFLIGLSSIIDAVTRFMGKAVSWLVLVAVLVSAYNATIRYLGGSVPDWIPIPRASNALLELQWYLYGAVFLIAASWTLQDNEHIRIDLLSNRFSKRTRDIVDLVGHLVVLLPFTGLMVWLAWPWFWRSYNSGEISGNANGLILWPAKFILLFGFILLFIQGVSEIIKRVAVLMDRMEDPHLEDYDLPPAVAEMESGSGLSGEEQGGHS